The following are encoded together in the Oncorhynchus gorbuscha isolate QuinsamMale2020 ecotype Even-year linkage group LG03, OgorEven_v1.0, whole genome shotgun sequence genome:
- the apex2 gene encoding DNA-(apurinic or apyrimidinic site) lyase 2 — MKIVSWNINGIRTFKGGIKNALESLDADIVCVQETKVTRDLLDERTAIVEGYNSYFSFSRGRSGYSGVATYCKDSATPFAAEEGLTGLLTTNHEGTIGCYGDSSEFSSEELQLLDNEGRAVLTQHRVMCEETPETVTVINVYCPRADPEKPERKHFKLQFYKLLQYRAEAILEAGSRVIILGDVNTSHRPIDHCDPDYIEDFEDHPGRKWLNGLLVDDSEGKEYEKNIEESENTSSKPLRSGKFVDTFRHFHPTRSKAFTCWNTMTGARQTNYGTRIDYIFADHPLVKMGFVAADIMPEVEGSDHCPVWGKLCCPLLSSAKLPPLCTRNLPEFAGRQQKLSRFLVKMDQQQPAREACRDPLPGSQETGETRENLNPLGSAGTTSTGMKRKLAVESCVPKSKKIMTLKAATPKPQGNLLAFFKPKSIPVAPTREDPVSQCERGEERNEVTPSQPHTFKGGHSAGQDVSSIPGTPCTEYPQGVCMGDKVHVPGSNIQDASVNSQNQEKDAALASEAIVDPPCPRKGASLGGFWKTVLRGPPPPPPCKVHGEPCVLRTVKKAGPNMGKQFFVCNRPQGHASNPEARCNYFSWVDKGK; from the exons ATGAAGATTGTCAGTTGGAACATTAATGGCATAAGAACTTTCAAGGGCGGAATTAAAAATGCGCTTGAGTCGCTGGATGCTGACATCGTATGTGTCCAAGAGACAAAAGTAACAA GAGACCTGCTGGATGAGAGGACTGCTATTGTTGAAGGTTATAACTCATATTTCAGCTTCAGTCGTGGACGCAGTGGCTACTCAG GAGTTGCTACTTACTGCAAAGACAGTGCCACCCCATTTGCTGCAGAAGAGGGCTTGACCGGTCTGCTGACCACCAACCACGAGGGGACCATTGGATGTTATGGTGACTCGAGTGAGTTCTCCAGTGAGGAGCTGCAGCTCCTGGACAATGAGGGAAGGGCTGTTCTCACACAGCACAGAGTCAT GTGTGAAGAGACACCTGAAACAGTCACGGTTATCAATGTATACTGCCCACGAGCTGACCCAGAAAAGCCTGAACGTAAACATTTCAAACTGCAGTTCTACAAGCTGCTTCAATATCGGGCTGAAGCAATTTTAGAAGCTGGGAG CCGTGTAATCATCTTGGGAGATGTGAATACATCTCACCGGCCCATAGATCACTGTGACCCAGATTACATA GAGGATTTTGAGGATCACCCCGGGAGGAAATGGCTAAATGGTTTACTGGTTGATGACAGTGAAGGGAAGGAGTATGAAAAAAACATTGAGGAGTCTGAGAATACGTCATCAAAACCCCTCCGCAGCGGCAAGTTTGTGGACACCTTCCGCCATTTTCACCCAACACGCTCCAAGGCCTTCACCTGTTGGAACACTATGACTGGAGCCAGACAGACCAACTATGGCACACGTATCGACTACATCTTCGCAGACCATCCCTTGGTTAAAATGGGGTTTGTGGCAGCAGACATCATGCCAGAGGTGGAGGGGTCTGATCACTGCCCTGTCTGGGGGAAACTGTGCTgccccctcctgtccagcgccAAGCTGCCTCCCCTCTGTACCCGCAACCTACCAGAGTTCGCTGGCAGGCAGCAGAAACTCTCACGCTTCCTCGTCAAGATGGACCAACAACAACCTGCCAGAGAGGCTTGCAGGGACCCACTACCAGGATCTCAGGAGACTGGGGAGACCCGAGAGAACCTGAATCCACTGGGATCAGCAGGGACCACCTCCACTGGAATGAAACGGAAGTTGGCAGTGGAATCTTGTGTCCCAAAGAGCAAAAAGATTATGACACTGAAGGCTGCTACCCCAAAGCCCCAGGGCAACCTCCTAGCCTTTTTCAAGCCCAAATCCATACCTGTGGCCCCAACCAGGGAAGACCCTGTGAGTCAGtgtgagaggggagaagagagaaatgaAGTGACCCCATCACAACCACATACCTTCAAGGGAGGACATTCTGCAGGACAAGATGTTTCATCAATTCCAGGCACGCCGTGCACAGAATATCCCCAGGGTGTCTGTATGGGAGACAAAGTCCATGTACCGGGCAGCAACATACAGGATGCCAGTGTCAATAGTCAAAACCAGGAGAAGGATGCAGCTCTGGCTTCTGAGGCTATTGTAGACCCCCCATGTCCCAGGAAGGGGGCTTCACTGGGTGGGTTCTGGAAGACGGTCCTGCGTGGGCCACCTCCACCGCCCCCCTGTAAGGTTCATGGGGAACCCTGTGTACTCCGCACAGTCAAGAAGGCAGGTCCAAACATGGGCAAGCAGTTCTTTGTGTGTAACCGCCCTCAGGGTCATGCATCCAATCCCGAGGCTCGCTGTAACTACTTTTCTTGGGTGGATAAAGGAAAATAG